A genomic region of Nostoc sp. UHCC 0702 contains the following coding sequences:
- a CDS encoding DUF565 domain-containing protein: protein MQNTRLNNLFDAIARSLGQWFLNPWRRLSLLIISFLFGFFLGSAISTSAGQKAELDLWAAAILVLFTEVTSRIFYSKSFFVKRSLLLESLNILKLGLTYSLFVEAFKLGS, encoded by the coding sequence ATGCAAAACACTCGTTTAAATAACTTGTTCGATGCCATTGCTAGAAGCTTAGGACAATGGTTTTTAAATCCTTGGCGACGCCTATCGCTATTAATAATTAGTTTTTTGTTCGGCTTTTTTCTAGGATCAGCTATTTCGACTTCAGCAGGACAAAAGGCGGAATTAGACCTTTGGGCAGCTGCAATTTTAGTGCTGTTTACGGAGGTTACTAGTAGGATATTTTATAGTAAGAGCTTTTTTGTCAAGCGATCGCTGCTTTTAGAATCACTAAATATTCTGAAATTAGGTTTAACCTACAGCCTGTTTGTGGAAGCCTTTAAACTAGGTTCGTGA
- a CDS encoding glycerate kinase: protein MNSWLAKILIADTAQTTWLQQARVATLANTFKAKAFGITPANVDEVIQMRSHLLKSVMPAFSQFCQTSLHVPPEEMLEVLWDLWLPLAMRLASHRQKLGRPLIQGILGGQGTGKTTMCQVLTLILQQLGYRTLSLSLDDLYKTYSDRLALKQQDPRLIWRGPPGTHDIDLGLNLLDQIRQRKSPVMVPRFDKSAYSGAGDRTTPEIVTDVDIVLFEGWFVGVRPIDSDAFNSPPPPILTDEDQAFARDMNRQLHDYLPLWERLDSLIVLYPNNYRYSLSWRKQAEQQMIAAGKSGMTEQQIEEFVNYFWRSLHPELFIKPLVQSASAVDLVIEIHPDHTFGAVHSHFI, encoded by the coding sequence ATGAATTCGTGGCTAGCTAAAATTTTGATCGCGGATACCGCACAAACAACTTGGCTTCAGCAAGCACGAGTCGCGACGCTAGCAAATACTTTCAAGGCGAAAGCTTTTGGTATTACACCTGCAAATGTAGATGAAGTCATACAGATGCGATCGCATTTACTCAAATCTGTAATGCCAGCTTTTAGCCAATTCTGCCAAACTAGTCTGCATGTGCCACCCGAAGAAATGCTAGAGGTATTGTGGGATTTGTGGCTACCTCTGGCGATGAGACTAGCATCGCACCGCCAAAAATTGGGGCGTCCCCTGATTCAAGGTATTTTAGGAGGGCAAGGAACAGGTAAAACCACAATGTGCCAGGTTCTCACCTTGATACTTCAACAGTTGGGATACCGCACCTTAAGCTTGTCTTTAGATGACTTGTATAAAACTTATAGCGATCGCCTGGCTTTAAAACAACAAGATCCGCGCTTAATTTGGCGCGGGCCACCAGGAACCCACGATATAGATTTAGGTTTAAATTTACTCGATCAGATTCGTCAACGCAAGAGTCCAGTTATGGTTCCTCGCTTTGATAAATCTGCATACAGCGGTGCAGGCGATCGCACCACCCCAGAAATTGTTACAGATGTAGATATTGTACTGTTTGAAGGTTGGTTTGTGGGCGTGCGACCAATCGATTCAGATGCATTTAATAGCCCACCACCGCCAATTCTCACAGATGAAGATCAAGCATTTGCCCGTGATATGAATCGTCAGCTACACGATTATCTGCCACTGTGGGAACGATTAGACAGCTTAATAGTGCTGTATCCCAATAATTACCGTTATTCTTTGTCATGGCGCAAACAAGCAGAACAACAGATGATTGCTGCTGGCAAATCGGGGATGACAGAACAACAGATTGAGGAATTTGTCAATTACTTTTGGCGATCGCTTCACCCAGAATTATTCATCAAGCCATTGGTTCAATCAGCCTCAGCAGTTGATTTAGTGATTGAAATTCATCCCGACCATACTTTTGGTGCAGTCCATAGCCATTTCATTTAA
- the modA gene encoding molybdate ABC transporter substrate-binding protein, protein MFFLAQKRRFLSWIAVAAASLALVIGLPLLTNPTTQTAQATTTLRVYAAVSLTEVLPEIESAYNTANPSSAINFINTFDSSGALLNQINLASNESAGIPEIFISAATTQMNSLQSAGKLASGWPVTIATNRLVLIRPNTPTSPAPSPTISTFDKLTNCSTCSPTRTGIRGIAIGDPATVPAGAYGKQVLESTLSGCGAGTYNTLLNSTTANKLVFASNVRNVLTAVQNKTLSGNTIDAGIVYITDQGVSSGTAQTALAAQSCHNAIVYPAAVLSRTSSANLTAATSFANYLSSSTARTKFTTRGFGVP, encoded by the coding sequence ATGTTTTTTCTAGCCCAAAAAAGACGATTCCTCAGTTGGATCGCTGTGGCAGCTGCCAGCTTGGCTCTAGTAATCGGCCTGCCGCTGTTAACCAACCCGACCACCCAAACAGCACAGGCTACAACTACGCTACGAGTGTATGCGGCTGTTAGCTTAACAGAAGTGCTGCCAGAGATTGAAAGTGCATACAATACAGCTAACCCTAGCTCAGCGATTAACTTTATCAATACTTTTGATTCTTCTGGTGCCTTACTCAACCAAATAAATCTGGCATCAAACGAGTCAGCGGGGATACCAGAGATTTTTATTTCTGCGGCTACAACCCAAATGAATAGCTTGCAGAGTGCAGGAAAATTAGCTTCAGGTTGGCCAGTTACCATCGCCACAAATCGTCTAGTCTTGATCAGACCGAATACACCTACTTCTCCGGCTCCAAGTCCCACTATTTCTACTTTTGACAAACTGACAAACTGTAGCACTTGTAGTCCTACTAGAACAGGCATTAGAGGTATTGCTATAGGTGATCCTGCAACTGTCCCCGCAGGAGCTTATGGTAAGCAAGTTCTTGAAAGTACCCTGAGCGGTTGTGGTGCAGGTACTTACAATACACTTCTCAATAGCACGACTGCTAACAAACTAGTATTTGCTAGCAATGTCCGTAACGTCTTGACGGCAGTGCAAAATAAAACCCTGAGCGGTAACACCATTGATGCAGGCATAGTTTACATCACTGATCAGGGGGTTTCCAGTGGTACAGCCCAAACGGCACTTGCCGCGCAAAGTTGTCATAACGCCATTGTATATCCAGCAGCTGTACTCAGCCGAACTAGCTCTGCCAATTTAACAGCAGCAACTAGTTTTGCTAACTACTTATCAAGTTCCACTGCCAGAACTAAGTTTACTACTCGTGGATTTGGTGTGCCTTAA
- a CDS encoding DUF642 domain-containing protein, protein MKVAKKLGFVVFGITSTIVSTAVITGTDISKAQAAQINLVQNGGFEADPLVDPDYDPTLPNPFITGWNNDSQFYGGYTNRLSNYPNPATNGLLSVHLGYTPPDSFAYLSQTLATHKNNEYQLTFSLASAEEAPRLNNLFQVYAGGSKIFELTDLVLDPAQPYKQYSVNFVATSKATDLKFATQVGHDWLNLDDVSVYKVEDDNAQGTGSTAVPEPTAVGGIAVAGLVGSWLKRKKLANS, encoded by the coding sequence ATGAAAGTAGCAAAAAAATTAGGGTTCGTTGTTTTTGGTATAACCAGTACTATTGTTAGTACTGCTGTGATTACTGGTACTGACATTTCCAAAGCTCAAGCAGCACAAATAAATCTTGTGCAGAATGGAGGTTTCGAGGCAGATCCGCTTGTAGATCCTGACTATGACCCCACGCTACCTAATCCTTTTATTACCGGGTGGAATAATGATAGTCAGTTTTATGGTGGCTATACGAATCGTCTATCAAACTATCCCAACCCTGCGACTAATGGTTTATTGAGTGTACATCTGGGCTACACTCCCCCCGATAGTTTTGCTTATCTGTCACAGACTCTGGCTACACACAAAAATAATGAATACCAACTAACTTTTTCCTTAGCCTCCGCCGAAGAAGCACCTCGTCTTAACAACTTATTTCAAGTATATGCAGGTGGAAGCAAGATTTTTGAGCTAACAGACCTGGTCTTAGATCCCGCACAACCTTATAAACAATACAGCGTTAATTTTGTAGCCACATCCAAAGCTACAGATTTAAAGTTTGCAACTCAAGTTGGACATGACTGGTTAAACTTAGATGATGTCAGTGTCTACAAAGTAGAAGATGACAATGCACAGGGTACAGGAAGCACGGCTGTACCTGAACCAACGGCTGTCGGTGGAATTGCAGTTGCAGGCTTAGTAGGAAGCTGGCTGAAGCGTAAGAAATTAGCTAATTCCTAG
- a CDS encoding S8 family serine peptidase encodes MQNAEFSGSTSVGNTIKLDYQVKNQGTENAFSSYTLFYLSQDKNVSDDDIYLGSDYVDSIAAGAYSSASTTLNINNGIAAGSYYLICQADGNGDVIESNENNNIFAKSINIDLIKTDLIVEKASAPSSVSVGESFQISYEINNQGVGNAFPSSTMFYLSNDRTVSDDDLYLGSNEVESIAAGAYSSQTSSLSIVKNIAPGSYYLLYKADGYNNVIETDESNNVFAKAISVNNSFSSTNGYGLINAAAAVARALGQATFADVPDLGSRNWGADLIKAPEVWAKGYTGQGITVAVVDSGVDRNHRDLSANIWKNTKEIAGNGKDDDGNGYVDDVYGWNFVDNNNNTLDKNGHGTHVAGTIAGVKNNFGVTGIAYNAKIMPVKVLRDDGSGSDSAIAKGIRYAADNGANVINLSLGKEQPNTDVQSAVQYASSKGAIVVMAAGNASQSKPYYPASYASYWGLAVGAVDKYGNMADLSNLAGNDLLSYVTAPGVDVYSTLPSNKYGFSDGTSMATPHVAGVVALMLSANKGLTEAEVRNIITQTAANSFTA; translated from the coding sequence GTGCAAAATGCTGAATTTTCTGGTTCAACGTCTGTCGGTAACACTATCAAATTAGACTATCAAGTCAAAAACCAAGGTACTGAAAATGCCTTTTCTAGCTATACTCTTTTTTATCTATCTCAGGATAAAAACGTCAGCGATGATGATATTTACTTAGGCTCAGACTACGTTGATAGTATTGCAGCAGGTGCTTATAGTTCAGCATCAACTACGCTCAACATCAACAATGGTATTGCCGCAGGTAGTTATTATTTGATATGTCAAGCTGATGGCAATGGAGATGTTATTGAAAGTAATGAAAACAATAACATCTTTGCTAAATCCATCAATATCGATCTGATTAAGACAGACCTGATAGTTGAAAAGGCTTCGGCTCCTAGTTCAGTATCTGTTGGAGAAAGCTTTCAAATCAGTTATGAAATTAACAATCAAGGTGTTGGAAATGCTTTTCCTAGCTCCACCATGTTTTATTTGTCCAATGATAGAACTGTGAGCGATGATGATCTTTATTTAGGCTCAAACGAGGTTGAAAGTATTGCAGCAGGTGCTTACAGTTCACAAACATCCTCACTCAGCATTGTTAAGAATATCGCCCCAGGTAGTTATTATCTGTTGTACAAAGCTGATGGCTACAACAATGTCATTGAAACCGATGAAAGCAATAATGTCTTTGCTAAAGCTATCAGTGTCAACAATAGTTTTAGTTCTACTAATGGCTACGGCTTGATTAATGCAGCAGCAGCAGTGGCGAGAGCTTTAGGTCAGGCTACTTTTGCTGACGTTCCTGACTTGGGGAGTCGCAATTGGGGAGCAGACCTGATCAAAGCGCCAGAAGTCTGGGCAAAAGGATATACAGGTCAAGGAATTACTGTGGCCGTTGTGGATAGTGGGGTTGACCGCAACCATCGGGATTTGAGCGCTAATATCTGGAAAAATACAAAGGAAATTGCAGGCAACGGTAAAGATGATGATGGTAACGGTTATGTTGATGATGTTTATGGCTGGAACTTTGTTGACAACAACAACAACACCTTAGACAAAAATGGTCATGGCACTCATGTTGCTGGCACTATTGCAGGGGTAAAGAATAATTTTGGTGTGACAGGCATTGCCTATAATGCCAAGATTATGCCAGTTAAGGTTTTACGTGATGATGGTTCAGGCTCTGATAGTGCGATCGCCAAAGGCATTCGTTATGCTGCGGACAATGGCGCGAATGTGATTAACCTGAGCTTAGGAAAAGAGCAGCCTAATACTGATGTTCAATCAGCTGTTCAATATGCTAGCAGCAAGGGTGCGATCGTTGTCATGGCAGCAGGGAATGCAAGTCAGTCAAAACCATACTATCCTGCTAGCTATGCTTCATACTGGGGGCTGGCTGTTGGAGCAGTCGATAAATATGGAAATATGGCTGACTTATCTAACCTAGCTGGAAATGACCTACTTAGCTACGTTACAGCCCCAGGTGTTGATGTTTATTCTACACTTCCTAGTAATAAGTATGGTTTTTCGGACGGAACATCGATGGCAACTCCTCATGTTGCTGGGGTAGTAGCCTTGATGCTGAGTGCGAATAAAGGTCTAACAGAAGCCGAAGTGCGAAACATTATAACACAAACCGCAGCAAACAGTTTCACTGCGTAA
- a CDS encoding PIN domain-containing protein codes for MRVFLDTNILVYGYSQDEPDKQQRAIECVQSGDVWISTQVFNETINVFKRKFLLEYSQIKAVFEELTEHFEIAIVSVTTIEMALNFAERYQYSYFDSLIVASALEVGCQILYSEDLQDCQQIDHQLTIINPFHY; via the coding sequence CTGAGAGTTTTTCTCGATACTAATATTCTAGTTTATGGGTATTCTCAGGATGAACCCGATAAACAACAGCGTGCCATTGAGTGTGTTCAATCAGGTGACGTTTGGATTAGCACACAAGTTTTCAATGAAACAATTAATGTTTTCAAACGGAAGTTTCTGTTAGAATACTCTCAAATTAAGGCTGTTTTTGAAGAATTGACCGAACACTTTGAAATTGCGATTGTGTCCGTTACCACCATTGAAATGGCTTTGAATTTTGCGGAACGTTATCAGTATAGTTACTTTGATAGCTTAATTGTAGCGAGTGCCTTAGAAGTGGGTTGTCAGATTCTCTACAGCGAAGATTTACAAGATTGTCAGCAGATAGATCATCAATTAACAATTATTAATCCTTTTCATTATTAA
- a CDS encoding type II toxin-antitoxin system mRNA interferase toxin, RelE/StbE family, whose translation MKIITFANSFKRAYKTLNRKHPELQPKVEAVLTLLAENSFDSSLQTHKLKGELAGSWACTVEYDCRIVFDFVENPESGDQEILLLDIGSHDEVY comes from the coding sequence TTGAAAATTATCACTTTTGCTAACTCTTTTAAACGTGCTTATAAAACCCTGAACCGAAAACACCCGGAGTTACAGCCCAAAGTTGAGGCTGTCTTGACACTTTTAGCAGAAAACTCTTTTGATTCATCACTGCAAACACACAAACTTAAAGGGGAGTTAGCTGGTTCTTGGGCTTGTACTGTGGAGTATGATTGCCGGATTGTATTTGACTTTGTTGAAAATCCAGAGTCAGGAGATCAAGAAATTCTCTTACTTGATATTGGCAGTCATGATGAAGTGTATTGA
- a CDS encoding PleD family two-component system response regulator, with the protein MNTIPPEEQSLVLIVDDEPFMRMQLRLSLQYEGYRTAEAQDGREALIVFQQLHPDIVLLDAIMPDMDGFDCCTQLQSLDASKYTPILMITGLEDQESVDRAFEVGAIDYVTKPIHWPVLRQRVKRLIQQSQLQQKLEAANQELQRLVTIDELTQVANRRRFEEYCAQEWQRLAREQLPLSLILCDVDFFKSYNDTYGHQAGDRCLQEIAQAIKNTVKRPADLVARYGGEEFAVILPQTDAEGALILAQTICYAVRTLAIPHKNSQVSSDVSISAGVATEIPQPNSNFQTIIAAADRALYQAKTQGRDRVQPYNKQSSPTISIYPFSP; encoded by the coding sequence ATGAACACCATTCCTCCAGAAGAGCAATCTTTAGTTCTAATTGTTGATGATGAACCTTTTATGCGGATGCAGTTGCGACTTTCCCTACAGTATGAAGGATATCGCACGGCAGAAGCTCAAGATGGTAGAGAAGCTTTAATTGTTTTTCAGCAACTGCATCCTGATATAGTGCTACTTGACGCAATTATGCCAGATATGGATGGATTCGATTGCTGCACTCAGTTACAATCTCTAGATGCTAGTAAGTACACTCCTATTTTAATGATTACAGGGCTGGAGGATCAAGAGTCTGTTGACCGTGCATTTGAAGTAGGTGCGATCGATTATGTTACCAAACCAATCCACTGGCCAGTTTTGCGTCAGCGGGTAAAACGCTTGATTCAGCAATCTCAGCTTCAGCAAAAACTAGAAGCAGCTAACCAAGAATTGCAGCGATTAGTAACTATCGATGAGTTAACTCAAGTAGCTAATCGCCGCCGATTTGAAGAGTATTGTGCCCAAGAGTGGCAACGCCTGGCACGGGAGCAATTGCCTTTATCTCTCATCCTCTGCGATGTTGATTTTTTTAAATCATATAACGATACTTATGGACATCAAGCAGGCGATCGCTGTCTTCAAGAAATTGCTCAAGCGATCAAAAATACTGTGAAACGCCCTGCTGATTTAGTTGCCCGTTATGGAGGCGAGGAATTTGCTGTAATTCTACCTCAAACAGATGCAGAGGGCGCTCTTATTTTAGCCCAAACAATTTGTTATGCTGTCAGAACGCTGGCAATTCCTCATAAAAATTCACAAGTTAGTTCTGATGTCAGCATTAGTGCTGGGGTGGCAACAGAAATTCCTCAGCCCAATTCTAACTTTCAAACAATTATTGCTGCGGCTGATCGAGCCTTGTATCAAGCAAAAACACAAGGACGCGATCGCGTTCAGCCCTACAACAAACAATCATCGCCGACAATTTCTATCTACCCTTTTTCCCCTTAA